In Mustela lutreola isolate mMusLut2 chromosome 1, mMusLut2.pri, whole genome shotgun sequence, one genomic interval encodes:
- the TRIM61 gene encoding putative tripartite motif-containing protein 61, giving the protein MEFMTALADLQTGASCPICLDYLKEPVTINCGHNFCLSCISMFWKDLNGTFPCPFCRHCSPERKFTSNPQLSNLIEIAKLLRVRRSKRKRKEEKLICEKHNQVLTFFCQKDLEVLCPQCSFSTDHRSHYIWPIEKAAPYHRKRLQNCIQPWKERVEQVEKVITMQSRKSLELKKKVQCRREEIKSEFEQILLFLKNEQEIVLQQLQDDEMDILTKLNENLTTFSSHLSTLKHLSKEIEGKSTKSELELLTDVKSIYHRYKTLKAPEPFSFQLKEYGYHLAPQYSGLNKIINRFQVDLILDPETAHRKLIVSEDRKTVQYGNKRHNLPHNPRRFYLSPAILGSRGYNSGRQYWEVKVKDKPEWIVGVCKDSLPRRRKNQKQPILAQDGLWGVGRCSQSNYIALGPKKINLLPKVIPRKIGVFLDCELCEISFYNLSDRSLLYIFNYYFTETLWPYFYTGTDSKPLKICTVTDSE; this is encoded by the coding sequence ATGGAGTTTATGACGGCCCTGGCAGACCTCCAAACAGGGGCTAGCTGTCCCATCTGTCTAGACTACTTGAAAGAGCCAGTGACCATCAACTGTGGGCACAACTTCTGTCTCTCCTGCATCAGTATGTTCTGGAAGGATCTAAATGGTACTTTCCCCTGCCCCTTTTGCCGTCACTGCTCTCCAGAAAGGAAATTCACAAGCAATCCCCAATTGAGCAATTTGATTGAAATTGCTAAGCTACTTCGTGTAAGAAGaagcaagaggaagaggaaggaagagaagcttATATGTGAAAAACATAATCAGGTTTTGACATTTTTCTGTCAGAAGGACCTAGAAGTTTTATGTCCACAGTGTAGTTTCTCCACTGATCACCGGAGTCACTATATTTGGCCCATAGAGAAGGCTGCTCCTTATCATAGGAAAAGATTGCAGAATTGCATTCAACCATGGAAGGAGAGAGTAGAACAAGTAGAAAAGGTGATAACTATGCAAAGCAGAAAATCATTGGAACTGAAGAAGAAGGTACAGTgtaggagagaagaaataaagtctGAATTTGAACAAATTTTGTTGTTTCTCAAAAATGAGCAAGAGATTGTTCTTCAGCAATTACAAGATGAtgaaatggatattttaacaaaactaaatgaaaacCTAACAACATTTTCAAGTCATCTTTCCACATTAAAACATCTATCAAAGGAGATAGAGGGTAAATCTACTAAATCAGAGCTGGAATTACTGACAGATGTTAAAAGCATCTACCATAGGTATAAAACCTTAAAGGCCCCTGAGCCTTTTTCATTCCAGTTAAAGGAATATGGTTACCATCTTGCTCCACAATATTCTGGCCTAAATAAAATTATCAACAGATTTCAGGTGGATCTAATTCTCGATCCTGAAACAGCACATCGTAAGCTTATTGTCTCCGAAGATAGAAAAACTGTCCAGtatggaaataaaaggcataactTACCTCATAACCCAAGGAGGTTCTATCTCTCTCCAGCTATTCTGGGTTCTAGGGGTTATAATTCTGGCAGGCAGTATTGGGAGGTGAAAGTGAAAGATAAGCCTGAATGGATCGTGGGTGTCTGTAAAGACTCTCttcccagaaggagaaagaatcagaAGCAACCAATTTTAGCACAGGATGGATTATGGGGTGTTGGACGATGTAGTCAGAGTAATTATATTGCATTGGGtcctaaaaaaattaatcttctgCCAAAAGTAATACCTAGAAAAATTGGCGTTTTTTTAGACTGTGAATTGTGtgagatttctttttataatttgagTGATAGATCCCTTCTctatatttttaactattattttacAGAAACACTTTGGCCTTATTTCTATACTGGAACTGACTCAAAACCTCTTAAAATCTGTACAGTGACAGATTCTGAATGA
- the TRIM75 gene encoding tripartite motif-containing protein 75, translating to MAVPAALAGLQAEANCPVCLDYLRDPVTTECGHNFCRCCIQQSWADLKDRFPCPVCRHACQERHLRSNTQLGRMIDIAKLLHVTTTKKRKLEEEHLCEKHNQVLTLFCEEDLEVLCPTCTQPPDHQGHLVRPVEEAASHHRQRLSHYIRQLKRQVADVQKLVATQDRKLLELREMVQYQSQKLTSEFEHLNECIDREQEAVLARLAEEERDIQQKLCVNITTLSDHVFTVRRLLNQVAERSVMSEVKLLTGVRRIQDRCAGLKPPALYSFQLRTEGCSLPPQYLALQKVIQKFRQEVTLDPETAHPNLLVSEDKKSVTFVRRKPGIPQNPKRFLVVLGSQGFDGGRHYWEVQVGNKREWAVGLCKDPLSKKGKRPPSGGHSCWTIRLQDGGYVAQGAAPVTLALKEKPKGVGIYLDYELGEISFYSLNDRSHIHSFMDTFSEVLKPYFCVGHDSKPLTICAVRDYEL from the coding sequence ATGGCAGTCCCAGCAGCCCTGGCAGGGCTCCAGGCAGAAGCCAACTGTCCCGTCTGTCTGGATTACCTCAGAGACCCCGTCACCACCGAATGTGGACACAACTTCTGTCGCTGCTGCATCCAGCAGTCCTGGGCTGATCTCAAGGACAGGTTCCCATGCCCTGTGTGCCGTCACGCGTGCCAGGAGAGGCACTTGAGGAGCAACACCCAGCTGGGAAGGATGATTGACATTGCCAAGCTCCTCCATGTCACTACCACCAAGAAGAGGAAGCTGGAAGAGGAACATCTGTGTGAGAAGCACAACCAGGTCCTGACCCTCTTTTGTGAGGAGGACCTTGAGGTGTTGTGTCCCACGTGCACACAGCCCCCTGACCACCAGGGCCACTTGGTGAGGCCCGTGGAGGAGGCCGCCTCTCATCACAGGCAGAGGCTCAGCCATTACATCAGGCAGCTGAAGAGGCAGGTGGCAGATGTTCAGAAACTAGTAGCCACCCAAGATCGAAAACTCTTAGAACTGAGAGAGATGGTGCAGTACCAGAGTCAGAAATTAACCTCTGAGTTTGAGCACCTGAACGAATGTATAGACCGTGAGCAAGAGGCTGTTCTGGCACGGCTAGcggaagaagagagagacattCAGCAAAAACTCTGTGTGAACATCACCACCCTTTCAGACCATGTTTTCACTGTCCGACGCCTCCTAAACCAGGTGGCAGAGAGGAGTGTGATGTCGGAGGTGAAGCTGCTGACAGGTGTCAGGAGGATCCAGGACAGGTGTGCAGGCCTAAAGCCCCCAGCTCTCTATTCTTTCCAGTTAAGGACTGAAGGATGTAGTCTCCCTCCACAGTACTTGGCTCTGCAGAAAGTTATACAGAAGTTTAGACAAGAGGTTACTCTGGATCCTGAGACTGCACACCCGAATCTGCTTGTCTCTGAGGATAAAAAGTCAGTGACATTTGTGAGGAGAAAGCCAGGCATTCCTCAGAATCCAAAGAGATTTCTGGTCGTGCTGGGATCCCAGGGCTTCGATGGTGGCCGACATTACTGGGAGGTGCAGGTCGGTAACAAGCGGGAGTGGGCAGTGGGGCTCTGTAAGGACCCCCTTTCCAAAAAGGGCAAGCGGCCCCCTTCAGGAGGGCACAGTTGCTGGACAATTCGGCTGCAGGACGGTGGCTATGTCGCACAAGGGGCCGCTCCTGTCACTCTTGCACTGAAGGAAAAGCCCAAAGGGGTTGGCATTTATCTGGActatgagttgggggaaatttccTTTTACAGTTTGAACGACAGGTCTCATATCCATTCTTTTATGGATACATTTTCTGAAGTGCTGAAGCCTTACTTCTGTGTGGGGCATGACTCCAAACCTCTCACGATCTGTGCAGTGAGGGATTATGAACTGTGA